The following is a genomic window from Clostridium sp..
AAAAGCCTGTGTTGCTTTAGGAGTAGATGAAAAGGTAAAAATAGCAGAAATTATAAATGATATGGGTATTAGTCAAATAGAAGCAGGCGTACCGGCCATGGGTGGAGATGAAAAGAAGAGTATAGAAAAGATTGTGGAATTGGGGTTAAATAGTAAAATATCCTCATGGAACAGAATGGATATTAAAGATATAGATGAATCTATAGATTGTGGAGTTGATATAATTCATATATCCATTCCGTCATCTGATATACAAATTAAATCCAAATTGGGAAAAGACAGAAGCTGGGTTATGAACACAATAAAAAGATGTGTTGCCTACACTGTAGATAAAGGATTTGAAGTAACCATAGGACTGGAGGATGCAAGCAGAGCAGATATAAATTTTTTGATTGAGCTGTGTCAGGTTATTTCCGAACTGGGAGTCAAACGGGTGAGATATGCAGATACTGTAGGAATTTTGTATCCGCGGAAAATATTTTATCATATAAAAAAGCTTATGCAGGAAGTGCCGGTGGAAGTGGAAATACATGCACATAATGATTTTGGTATGGCAATAGCGAATTCTCTGGGTGCCGCAGAGGCCGGAGCAAAATTTGTAAACTGCACCGTTACAGGAATTGGAGAAAGAGCGGGTAATTGTGATTTTATGAAATTTATTACGGTACTTGATAAACTGGACGGTGAAAAGGCATCTTCAAGGAGCTTCGAAGACTTGATCAGGATGGAGCAGGATATAAGACGGATAATAAATTGTGCTTAATACAATTGAATCTATAATCATATAATAAGGCTGTGGAAGAAATATTATCCACAGCCTTATTGTAGTGGTACGAATTTTAACATCAATTTTACAATAAACATTCGTATTTTTGTTGACGGAAATACTGACTTCTGATACCATATTAATGGAGTGATGCGTTTTGAAAGATAGATACGATATTATAATAGTCGGCGCGGGACCGGCAGGAATATTCACTGCTTTGGAAATCACAAAGCTGAATAAGGATTTGAATATAATTATAATAGATAAAGGTAGAAATATAGAAGAAAGAAAGTGTCCTGAACGAATAACCGGCAAGTGTCTTAGATGTAATCCATGTGCCATAACCTTTGGCTGGTCGGGAGCTGGAGCTTTTTCTGATGGGAAGCTTTCCCTGAGCCCTGAAGTAGGGGGCAGAATATTGGATTATTTTTCGGAAGATGACTGTAGAAAGTTGATAAAATATTGTGATGACATATATTTGAAATTTGGAGCCAATAAGACAGTATATGGCTTGAATAATGAAAAAGTGGATAAAATCAAGTATGAATCCAGTAAGCACAATATAAGGCTTATAGAATGCCCTGTCAGACATCTGGGAACAGAGCTTGCTTATGATGTTCTGAAAAGAATGTATCATCATCTATTGGGAAATACCAATACGGAATTCAGTGAACTTACAGATGTCCAGGAAGTGCTTGTAGAAGATGGAAAGGCAAGGGGAGTAAGAATTAAAAAGAAAGGTGAAATCAAGGACATAGAAGGCAGATATGTAATTGTTGCCCCTGGAAGGGGAGGTGCTGAATGGTGGAGTTCGGAATCAAAAAAACTCAACGTGAAGACCGTTAATAATGCTGTGGATATTGGAGTCAGAGTAGAAGTTCCCAATTCTATAATGGATCATCTTACAAAGGATTTATATGAAGCTAAACTAGTATATTATTCGGATACTTTTGATAATAAAGTCAGGACCTTTTGTATGAATCCGGGAGGAGTGGTTTCAGAGGAACATTATGATGATGGAAATATAGCAGTTGTAAATGGACACAGTTATTCAGAAGAAAAACTGAGAACAGACAATACTAATTTTGCAATGCTGGTGTCCACAGCATTTACAGAACCATTTGACAGACCGATAGCTTATGGAAAATATATTGCAGAACTTGGAAATATGCTGACCGGAGGCGGGATAATGGTTCAAAGGTTAGGTGATCTTTTAAATGGAAGAAGAACGGATTATTCAAGATTGAAAAAATCAACTACCATTCCCACATTGAAATCAGCGGTACCTGGAGATCTCAGTTTTGTACTTCCACAGAGACACCTTACATCCATAGTTGAATCATTAAAGGCTTTTGATAAGATAGCTCCAGGACTCTACAGCAAAAACACTCTTCTCTATGGAGTTGAAGTAAAGTTTTATTCAAGTAAATTTGAAACAAACAATAAGTTTGAAACCAAAATAGAAAATCTCTATACCATAGGTGATGGAGCCGGAATTACAAGAGGGCTTATGCAGGCATCTACCACAGGAGTAGTAGTAGCAAGGGACATATCGGAAAAGGAACAATAGAGTATGGTATAAAGATATATAAATCAATGAGGAGGAAATTTTATGTCGGCATTTATTGTTTTAGGATCCCAATGGGGTGATGAAGGAAAAGGGAAAATGACGGATTACCTAGCTGAAGGAGCAGATGTAGTTGTTAGATTTCAAGGAGGTAATAATGCAGGCCATACAGTTGAAGTAGATGATAAGCAGTATAAGCTTCACCTCATACCTTCCGGAATACTTTATAAAAACAAACTCAATATAATAGGAAATGGTGTGGTTTTAGATCCAAAGGCTCTTTTTGAGGAAATAGAGTACCTGGAGAAAAATGGAGTGGAAGTTACAAGCAAGAATCTTATGATAAGTGACAGAGCCCATCTTATAATGCCGTATCATAAAATACTGGATGGTGTCAAGGAAAAATCCAGAGGGAAAAGTGATATAGGAACTACAGGAAAGGGAATTGGTCCTTGTTATACTGACAAGATGGAAAGAAGCGGCATAAGAGTATGTGATCTGTTTCACAAAGATGTATTTTATGCAAATTTGGAGAAAAACATCCGTATAAAAAATGAAATAATATCCAAAGTATACGGCGGTGAGACACTTGATTTTGAATCCGTATACAATGAATATTCTGTTTATGCGGAGAAACTGAAACCTTTTGTCAAAGACATATCAGTGGAAGTATATAACAATATAAGGTCGGGAAAACAGATATTGTTTGAAGGAGCTCAGGGAACTTTCCTTGACATAGATTATGGTACATATCCTTATGTAACTTCTTCCAGTACAATTGCCGGAGGAGTTTGCATTGGAGCTGGGATCGGACCCAATATGATAAGTGGGGCCGTAGGTATAGCAAAAGCTTATACAACAAGAGTTGGAAAAGGACCTTTCCCGACAGAATTGAATGACGGCACGGGAAACTGGATAAGAGAACAGGGACATGAATATGGAGTGACTACAGGAAGGGCAAGAAGGTGTGGATGGCTTGATCTGGTAATACTCAAAACCAGCAGCAGGGTTTCTGGACTTACAAGCTTTGCGGTCACAAAAATTGATACACTTGCCGGACTGGATAAAATAAAGATATGTACTGGTTACAAATTCAATGGAGAGATTATAGACTATGTACCGGCAAGCCTTGAGGATCTTGCACAGTGTGAACCTGTATATGAGGAATTTGACGGTTGGGATGAGACCATAAAAGATGCAAGAGATTATGCGTCCCTCCCTGAAAATGCAAAGATATATATAAAAAAGATAGAACAATTCACAGATACGAAGGTTTCAATAATATCTGTAGGTCCTGGAAGAGATCAGACTATAAAAATATCTGAAATATAGAGATCGATTTTAAAGAAGTTTTTGGCATGAAATTTCAGCTGGAAGCTTCTTTAATTGTATATATAAAAATTTCATGATAAAATTATTATTATATTTTATTTAGGGGAGGTAGAAACTTTGAACACAACATATAAAGAAAAAGAATTTCAAGTTAACTACTATGAAATAGATTTTAAAAAAAGGCTGCTTATAACAAGCATCATGAATTATTTTGATGATGTTGCTACCGAGCAGTCACAGAATATGGGCGGAGGACTGGATTACATGGAGCAGCACAGAGTAGCCTGGGTAATCTACAAGTGGGATATATATGTGAATAGATATCCGAGTTTTCGTGAGAAGTTAAAAGTTAGAACCTATGCAAGATCGTTTCTAAAATTTTATGGTTACAGAACTTTTGAAATTATTGATAAAAATCAAGATATAGTCTGCAGGGCAAATTCGGTATGGTTGCTTATAGATATTGACAAGAGAAGAGTTAAAAGGATAAGCAGCGATATGTATTCTATATATGGGCTTACTAAAGAGGACAATGAACCTCTTGTAATAGATAATGTAAATCTGCCGGACAAATTTGATTTTGAAAAATACTTTGATGTAAGATACAGTGACATAGATACGAACAGGCATGTGAATAATGTGAAATATGTTGATTGGGCAATAGAAACAGTGCCTTTGGATATTGTAGAAAATTATTCAATAAAAAATATAAATATAAGTTATAAAAAGGAAGCAACTTATGGCGGGAAAATAAAGTCTTCAACAAAAATTGAAGAACAAAATGGCAAATACCTGGGACTGCACAAAATATCAGATAATGATGGAAATGAATTGTGTATTGTCCAAACATTGTGGGTAAAATAATTACATTGGAAGTTACAATTTCCTTGCAGCATTTCTAGCAGATATGACTCCAGAACTCCAGCACCATTGGAGATTGAATCCGCCGCAGTCACCGTCCACATCCAGAATTTCACCTGCAAAATATAGATCCTTCACTATATTTGATTCCAGTGTTAAAGGATTTACTTCAAGAGTATCTATTCCTCCGGATGTTACTTGAGAATTTTTAAAGGAATTGGTGTCATATACGATAAAGGTCCACGATTTCAACAGAGAATATATTCTGCTTTTTTCTTTCCAGGTTAGATCTGATGCAGGTTTATGTATATTATCCAACAGTGCTTCCTTTAAGATGACAGGTATCATCCTTTTATTTATGATTCCTATAAGGGAATCGCAGACACTTCTGTACCCGAGTATACCCCAATGGTTTTCAAAGAAAGATATCAGCTTATTTTCCGTTAAGTCAGGAAACATGTCTATTTTTAGTGATATATTTTTTTCCTGCAATAGGCCTCTTGAAGCAAGACCGCTTATTTGAAGTATTGGGGGGCCTGATATTCCATAGTCTGTGAAGAGTATTTCACCATAGTCTTTTCTCACTGATTTTTTGTCTATTGATAATTCGCAGGAACCATCAAATTTTATTCCAGACAGGGCTTTGAGGTGATTGTATTTCAATTTTAACTGTACAAGAGAGGGCACGGGAGTTATTATATGGTGGCCTAGTTTTTGTGAAAGTACAAAGCCAGAACCGTCTGAACCGGTATTGGCGGCAGATTTGCCTCCAGTACATAATATAAGTCCATTACATTCAAAATTTTGATTGTCACATATTACTTTGAATATATCTTTTCCTTTAATTATTGACTTAACTTTGGAATTCAGGTATACGGGAATTTCTCTATCTTCAATGGCCATTCTGAATATATCCAGTACAGAAGAAGCCTGCAGTGACATCGGGTATGTTTTGCCGTCATCCAATGTAATTAGCGGAAGGCCGAGTAAATTAAAGAAATCAATAGTATCCCTGTAATTGAATTCATCAAGTACATGCCTGAAAAAGCAGTTATTGAGGCTGTGATAGTTATTCATGGACAGATTTTTATTTGTTATATTGCATCTGCCGTTTCCGGTAGTCAGAATTTTTTTGCCGATCCTGTCTGAGCCTTCCAATACAGCGACATCCTTCCCCATATCATTTGCAGTAATTGCTGCTGTCAATCCTGAAGCACCGCCGCCGACTATGATTATTTCATGAAACAAATTGAACACTCCTTCCGTAGTATATTGTACTTTAATGTGTTTGATAAGTAAATATATCAATGGAATTTTCAAAACATAAGAGTTATATGGTATTATGTAATTAACTGTTTACTTAGGAGATGAATAATATTGTTGAAAATATATGCTGTGTCAGACTCTATTGGAGAAACTGCCGAGCAGGTGGCAAGAGCTGCTGCATGTCAGTTTTCTGAAAGTGTACAGGTTAAAAAAGTACCGTACGTTAAAAGCTATGAAAATGTGAATGATTTTATAGATGGTTTAGAGAGCAAGGACGGCATACTCATAATATCTACTATAGTTCTGGTAGATGTAAGGGAGTTTTTGACCCGCAGATGCATTGAGAGCGGTATACCTATAAACAATATACTCGGACCGTGCATAAGCATGGCTGCGAGAATTTTAAAAACAATACCTGACTATAGACCGGGAGCTGTCTGGCAAATAGATGCAAAATATTACAAGAAAATCAAGGCAATGGAGTTTGCAGTCCAGTATGATGACAGCAAGAATAATGCAGGTATAAAATATGCAGATGTCATATTGATCGGACTTTCCAGAACTTCCAAGACCCCTCTTTGCATGTATCTTGCAAATAAAGGAATAAAAGCTTTAAATATACCCCTTATGCCGGAAGTCCCAATTCCAAAAGAGTTGTTTGAAGTCAGTCGGAAGAAGATAGTAGCACTTACAATTGATCCAATACAGCTTATAGAAATACGAAAGCGCAGATTGGACAGCTATCATAGGTGTTTTATAAGTATAAAGTATGCAGATGAAGAAAGGATACTTCAGGAACTGGAGTTTTCCGATAAACTTATAAAAAGATTAAACTGTAAAGTAATAGATGTAACTAAAAGGGCAATCGAAGATACTGCATTGATGATAATGGATTATATAGGCTATGCAGATGAAAATTCCTATTAAATTCGAGTACTTTATACAAAATTTTAAGGAAATGATAAAAAAAAGTGTTGACACTTTAGAAAATATTTTGTATTATAAGATATGTCGGGTCACGAGAGAGGCTTGGCAGTAAAGGCCCCTTGGTCAAGTGGTTAAGACACCACCCTTTCACGGTGGTAACAGCAGTTCAAGTCTGCTAGGGGTCACCATTGTATGTGGGCGCATAGCTCAGCTGGGAGAGCATCTGCCTTACAAGCAGAGGGTCACAGGTTCGAGCCCTGTTGTGCCCACCACATAGCAATTATAATGGCTCAGTAGCTCAGCTGGTTAGAGTGCCGGCCTGTCACGCCGGAGGTCGTGGGTTCGATCCCCATCTGAGTCGCCATTTGTATTTTATGTTTGAAGTATAGATGTGTTAAGTAAGGGCCCCTTGGTCAAGTGGTTAAGACACCACCCTTTCACGGTGGTAACAGCAGTTCAAGTCTGCTAGGGGTCACCATTGTATGTGGGCGCATAGCTCAGCTGGGAGAGCATCTGCCTTACAAGCAGAGGGTCACAGGTTCGAGCCCTGTTGTGCCCACCACATAGCAATTATAATGGCTTAGTAGCTCAGCTGGTTAGAGTGCCGGCCTGTCACGCCGGAGGTCGTGGGTTCGATCCCCATCTAAGTCGCCAATATGCTGGCATAGCTCAGCTGGTAGAGCAACTGACTTGTAATCAGTAGGTCGTGGGTTCGATGCCTACTGCCAGCACCAGAGGTCACTTTATTTTAAAAACATTTTTTAAAATAAAGTGATTTTTTTATGTTGTTTTAAAATAAATATTGAAATAATCAAGCATATCACTTATAATTTAATAAAAAGTTATGAATGGGGTGAAATATTTATTAAATTTATAATATAAATTTAATAATACAACTATGAATAAGGAAATTGCGGTATTGGTGGACAATGAAGGAAAAGTAACATCATTTTTAGAACCTTCATTTGTGAATGTATATATAATGGAAAATGATGCCTGGAAAATAAAGAATAGAATAGTATATCAGATTGATAGTACATCTGATATAAACTTAATCAGACGAAGAATTGATAAAATGATTGAATCACTTGGAAACTGTAAAATTTTTGTGGCAACCGAAATCGCAGGGATACCTTACAACATTCTTGAAAGGTCCGGAATCAATTCATGGGAAATAAGTGGAAAACCTTATGAGTTTTTGGATTATGTAATTGAAAAAGAAGAAGAGGAGGAAAAAAAGTTAATAGAAAGATCCTTTAAAAGTAAAAATGATGAAATGCATTATATTGTTGAAAATGGTGGCGGCGGAAAGTATTTTGTAGATTTTATCGAAATACAAAATAGCAACTCCAACATTACTACTAAAAAAGTATTAATACCGTTTTTTGAAAAGAAGGATTTTTCCGAGTTGACCATAAACTGCAGCCACATCCCAGGATGGATGCAAAGAGAGCTCAATAGATTTAAATTAAAGTTAGATGTACAACAGAATGGTGTGAATAAATTTAAAGTTATCGTAACACATGAAAAATAGAGAATATATACAGGGCAGAAAGTAATTCTAGAGCTTCCTTCCCTGTATATTCTGCTTTATTCGTATATCTTCACCAAAAAATTTACATAGAGTAAAGTTCCCAAGAAGTCTTGAAGAAATTCTTTCAGAATATATCTTTAATATTTCTTCTAGGTCGCAATTTGTAGATATAAGTATTTTTTTTTCATTCAATAATCTGATATTCAATATGTTAAATAACTCAGTTTTAGAGAAATCAGTTATTTGTTCTGACCCGAGATCATCTATTATCAGAAGATCACAATCTAAGATGAGATCCTTAAGATCTCTGTTGTTTCCAAATCGTATATCTCTTAGATCCTGGATCAAGGTTTCTGCAGTCCTATATACAACTAGACAGCCTTTATCCAGCAGTTCTTTTGCTATACAATTTGACATAAAGCTTTTTCCAGTTCCGGCAGTTCCATAAAAGAACAGATTTTCTTTTGAAATATTAAAGTTTTCAATAAAGTTCCAGCATTTGGAGGCGATATTTTCCATGTTTTTTCTTGGACTTATATGTTCTCCAAAGCTTTTATCAGAAGAGAATAATTCCGGATTATAATTTTCAAAGTTGTTTTTTTGCAGCATATTTGTCAGATGAGAGTTTTTGTAGTATAGATTTACTAATTTTTGATTGTAGCACGTGCATTTTTTAGTACCTATAAAACCAGTGTCTTTACACTTTGGACATCTATAGTGGATTTCTAGATAGTCCATAGGATAGTTGTTTGCAACCAACAATTCAGATTTTTTTATTCGCAGCTCTGTAATTTTTTCTCTCATCTGCTTTAAGTGAAATTGGCTGCTCTCGGGAGTGTTTACAAGTTGTGTAGATAATTTGATTGAATATAAACCTATCTGTCTCTCTATATCCAGGATTTCCGGCAAATTTTCCTGTATTTCCCTTCTCCTGTTGTCCAGAAGTTTTTTTTCTTCACTCCTTATACTTTCATATATATTCATAATAGCAGAATGATAACCTTTAATCATTATTATCCCATCCTAACAATTTCTTTTCCAGGTCTTTGAAGTCGTAGCTTCTCTGTTTGAAGTTATTAAAAGTACTGTTTTTAGAATTAGTATTACTGGTATTTGAATAGTTTGACTTCTTGATTTTTTTCTTGTCCTTTTTGTCGATATCGTCCAGTGTCTTGATTTTTTCCTTGTTCCAGCTGCTGAGTATCCCATCTATATATTTGAAATCGGCTTTATTGATCCTTTTAAAACATATATCACAGGCTTTGAGTATGACTTCCACGGGAAACTTGTATGTATACAGCCATTTGGTGAAAATTTCTTCCTGAGGTTTCATTATTTCTGCATCCTTTATTCCTAAATAGTTAAGTATTTTGTGAATATTTATCCATTTATCTTCATGTTTCTTGATAAATGACTGTGCATCGTTTATATTTTTTATTTTTGCATCAAACCAGGAAATGGCAATTTTTTCAATATATCTGCTGTCGGATTTGCCTTTCAGGACACAGTATTGAATTAAAAGCAATATGATTTCGGGAGAAAAATTAAAATCCTTCAGCCAGCTTATGTACATTGTAATTTCTTTTGAGGAGAGAGGCCTTCCCAATAGTTTTTCTATATCATTAAGCATTTCTTTTGTAGAATTTCTATTTAATTCCTCAACTATATCAATACTGTCATTGGGTTTTTTATTGTTATATTCGCTGAGATCCAGAAATTCTATACTGTAATTTCCCATCTTGTCTACCGGGACTATTTTAACTACGTTTTCTTCATCCCAGTAATTCCATGCATTTATTACATCCGTTTCCAAAAGATGAAGTGCAGTTGCTATAACTTCGGAACTTACGCCCAATTCACCGGATTTACAATATTTTAGCCCCAGAAGATATACCTTTACAAATTCTCCCCGGGCTTTCGGCATAAATTTATCTATGAAAATGTTATTAACAGGAGTATAGTTTGAATCTCTGTTATTGAATATAAAAGTACTCATGTATTAATACCTGCCTTGTATGGTTTTTATACTTTACGATATATCCTAATAACTAATTATATCAAATCATGAAGGCTATAACAAATTATTTGAAGCATTTGACAGGTAAATTCTTTTAATATATACTTTGATTATCAAATTATTTGACAATCAAAAATTATTTCAAAGGAGAGGATCAAATGGGATTACCTCCGCTTATTATAGGAAATTTAATTGCGGATGTTCCAATCATACAGGGCGGCATGGGTGTTGGAATTTCGGGATACAGACTTTCCCAGGCTGTAGCAAATCAAGGTGGAATTGGGGTAATATCCGGAGTTCAAATAGGATACAGAGAACCTGATTTTGAGACGAATACAAAAGAAGCCAATGTAAGAGCTCTGAGAAAGGAAATAAGAAAGGCCAGAGAATTAAGTCCTGATGGTATAATTGGCGTAAATATAATGGTAGCCGTAAGTGATTATGATGAAATGGTCAGGACCTGTGTGGAGGAAAATGCAGATATTATAATATCCGGTGCGGGAATTCCTCTTAAATTGCCTGCACTTGTAGAAGGAAGCAGCATAAAGATAGCACCTATTGTATCTTCTGGAAAAGCTGCATCAATTATAATAAGGCACTGGATAAAAAAATATTCAAGGATACCTGATATGATAGTTGTAGAGGGACCTCTGGCAGGAGGACATCTTGGATTTCATATAGAACAACTGGAATCAGGAAATGAGAGTCTCGAACAAATTGTACCGGAAGTTATTGAGGTAGTAAAAGTATTTGAAAATAGATATGATAGAAAAATTCCAGTAGTAGCTGCCGGTGGCATATATACGGGAGAGGATATTGCAAAATTTTTAAAGCTGGGGGCATCAGGGGTTCAAATGGGAACACGCTTTGTAGCCACAGAAGAATGTGATGCAAGCATAGAGTATAAAAAAATGTATGTAAACTCCAGGAAGGAAGATATAAAGCTGATTAAAAGTCCCGTTGGTCTTCCGGGAAGGGCAATAGAAAATAAGTTTATTAAAATTGCGGAGCAGCATAGAATTGTCCCTGATAAGTGTTATAACTGCTTGAAGAAATGTAATCCTAAAAACACACCTTACTGTATATCAAGGGCTTTGATCAATGCTGTTGAGGGTAAGGTAGATGATGCACTTATTTTTGTAGGAAGCAATGCTTATAGAATAGATAAAATAGTAAAAGTGAAAGATCTTATTGAGGAACTGATTTTCGAGGCAGAGAAGATGTATAATATTTGAACTTGGAAAAGTAATGGCTGTGGGATATTTGAATCATTCGCTTAGAAAGGTGATTTGGTGAATAAAGATATAAATATTATAAATAAATTGTTGGTGGATATTTTTTATGACATATTACAGATAGAACAGAAATCTCTCCAGTATGCATCTTTTAAGGATCTGTCAATTTCAGAAATACATACTATAGCTGCCATAGGCATGTATGTACCAAGGCGAATGACGGAGGTTGCAGGTGATCTTGACATAACTTTGGGAACGCTGACTACGGCTGTAAAGCATCTTGTAAAAAAAGGATACGTAATTAGGGAACGGAGTGAATTGGATAGACGGATTGTGCGTATAAATCTTACAAAAAAAGGGAAACTTGCCTATAGAATCCATCAAAAATTTCATTCTGACATGGTTAAGGAATGTATAAGCGGTTTAAGTGAAGAAGAGAAAAAAGTTTTGAAACGATCTCTTGAAAAATTAAATGAATTTTTTAAATCGAAATATGATATTGATGTTAAGGTCAAGTAGTCATAATGAATCTATATGCGAAGAAGGGGAAAAATGAATAGCGTAGAAATCATTGGTACAGGGAGTTATCTGCCAGATAATATAATAACAAATGATGATTTGAGTAAAATCGTAGATACTAATAATGAGTGGATAAGGAATAGAACAGGTATAAGACAACGAAGGATATCACAGGGTGAAAACACGTCTGATATAGCAACTAAAGCTGCCCTTGAGGCGATAGAAGATGCAGGCATATCTGCAGATGAAATTGATTTTATAATAGTGGCTACAGCTACACCTGATAATTTTTTACCGTCTACAGCCTGTATTGTGCAAAAGAATATAGATGCGATAAATGCAGCGTGTTTTGATGTATCGGCAGCCTGCTCCGGATATATATATGCCATGGATATTGCAGCCCAGTTTATAAAATCCGGAAGGGCAAAAACTATTTTGATTATAGGTGCGGAAACTCTTTCAAAGATAATTGATTGGAAGGATAGAAGTACCTGTATTTTATTTGGTGATGGAGCATCAGCCGCTGTACTGAAAAAGGGGAAAAGGAACAGTATACTTGCAATTAATACAGGGGCTGACGGAAAATTGGGGCACTTTCTAACTTGTGCCGCAGTTCCTGTAAATAATCCATACAGCATTGACAAACCAAAATTGACCAGGTCCATAGTAAAGATGAATGGGAAGGAGATATTTAGATTTGCCGTAAAGATTATGGAAAAGTCCTTGAACAAACTTCTTGAGGAATCAGGTATTTCCATAGATGAAATAAAATTTGTAATACCGCATCAGGCGAATTACAGGATAATAGAAGCTGCTTCGAAAAGATTGAATGTATCATTGGATAAATTCTATGTAGATCTTGACAAATACGGAAACACATCTGCTGCTAGTATAGGCATAGCTTTTGATGAAGCAAGAAAAAAACAGCTGTTTAGAAGCGGTGACAAGATAATACTTATAGGTTTTGGAGGCGGCCTTACCTATGGCGGTGTAGTTATTGAAATTTAACGGGAGGATGCGAATGATATTTGAAAAGGTAAGGGACATAATTTCAGAACAGCTTGGAATAGATAGAGAGAGTATAACCATGAATACTTCCTTTAATCAATTAGGAATGGATTCACTTGAATTATTCCAGATAATAATTGAAATAGAAGAAGAATTTGAAGTCCAGATAGAAGATGAAGAATCAATAAAAACTGTAGAGGAAGCTGTAAATTTTGTAAGAGAATATAAAAGGAGGTACCATATGATTAATTCTACATTTTGTAAAATGCTAGGTATAAAGTACCCTATCATACAGGGAGGAATGGCATGGATTGCGGACAGTTCACTGGCGGCGGCAGTATCAAATGCGGGAGGACTGGGCATAATTACAGGAAATGCACCCCTTGACTGGGTAAGGTCTGAAATAAGAAAGGCAAAGGAAC
Proteins encoded in this region:
- a CDS encoding NAD(P)/FAD-dependent oxidoreductase yields the protein MFHEIIIVGGGASGLTAAITANDMGKDVAVLEGSDRIGKKILTTGNGRCNITNKNLSMNNYHSLNNCFFRHVLDEFNYRDTIDFFNLLGLPLITLDDGKTYPMSLQASSVLDIFRMAIEDREIPVYLNSKVKSIIKGKDIFKVICDNQNFECNGLILCTGGKSAANTGSDGSGFVLSQKLGHHIITPVPSLVQLKLKYNHLKALSGIKFDGSCELSIDKKSVRKDYGEILFTDYGISGPPILQISGLASRGLLQEKNISLKIDMFPDLTENKLISFFENHWGILGYRSVCDSLIGIINKRMIPVILKEALLDNIHKPASDLTWKEKSRIYSLLKSWTFIVYDTNSFKNSQVTSGGIDTLEVNPLTLESNIVKDLYFAGEILDVDGDCGGFNLQWCWSSGVISARNAARKL
- a CDS encoding adenylosuccinate synthase, translated to MSAFIVLGSQWGDEGKGKMTDYLAEGADVVVRFQGGNNAGHTVEVDDKQYKLHLIPSGILYKNKLNIIGNGVVLDPKALFEEIEYLEKNGVEVTSKNLMISDRAHLIMPYHKILDGVKEKSRGKSDIGTTGKGIGPCYTDKMERSGIRVCDLFHKDVFYANLEKNIRIKNEIISKVYGGETLDFESVYNEYSVYAEKLKPFVKDISVEVYNNIRSGKQILFEGAQGTFLDIDYGTYPYVTSSSTIAGGVCIGAGIGPNMISGAVGIAKAYTTRVGKGPFPTELNDGTGNWIREQGHEYGVTTGRARRCGWLDLVILKTSSRVSGLTSFAVTKIDTLAGLDKIKICTGYKFNGEIIDYVPASLEDLAQCEPVYEEFDGWDETIKDARDYASLPENAKIYIKKIEQFTDTKVSIISVGPGRDQTIKISEI
- a CDS encoding NAD(P)/FAD-dependent oxidoreductase, translated to MKDRYDIIIVGAGPAGIFTALEITKLNKDLNIIIIDKGRNIEERKCPERITGKCLRCNPCAITFGWSGAGAFSDGKLSLSPEVGGRILDYFSEDDCRKLIKYCDDIYLKFGANKTVYGLNNEKVDKIKYESSKHNIRLIECPVRHLGTELAYDVLKRMYHHLLGNTNTEFSELTDVQEVLVEDGKARGVRIKKKGEIKDIEGRYVIVAPGRGGAEWWSSESKKLNVKTVNNAVDIGVRVEVPNSIMDHLTKDLYEAKLVYYSDTFDNKVRTFCMNPGGVVSEEHYDDGNIAVVNGHSYSEEKLRTDNTNFAMLVSTAFTEPFDRPIAYGKYIAELGNMLTGGGIMVQRLGDLLNGRRTDYSRLKKSTTIPTLKSAVPGDLSFVLPQRHLTSIVESLKAFDKIAPGLYSKNTLLYGVEVKFYSSKFETNNKFETKIENLYTIGDGAGITRGLMQASTTGVVVARDISEKEQ
- a CDS encoding homocitrate synthase, with translation MDINIVDTTLRDGEQKACVALGVDEKVKIAEIINDMGISQIEAGVPAMGGDEKKSIEKIVELGLNSKISSWNRMDIKDIDESIDCGVDIIHISIPSSDIQIKSKLGKDRSWVMNTIKRCVAYTVDKGFEVTIGLEDASRADINFLIELCQVISELGVKRVRYADTVGILYPRKIFYHIKKLMQEVPVEVEIHAHNDFGMAIANSLGAAEAGAKFVNCTVTGIGERAGNCDFMKFITVLDKLDGEKASSRSFEDLIRMEQDIRRIINCA
- a CDS encoding acyl-[acyl-carrier-protein] thioesterase, which produces MNTTYKEKEFQVNYYEIDFKKRLLITSIMNYFDDVATEQSQNMGGGLDYMEQHRVAWVIYKWDIYVNRYPSFREKLKVRTYARSFLKFYGYRTFEIIDKNQDIVCRANSVWLLIDIDKRRVKRISSDMYSIYGLTKEDNEPLVIDNVNLPDKFDFEKYFDVRYSDIDTNRHVNNVKYVDWAIETVPLDIVENYSIKNINISYKKEATYGGKIKSSTKIEEQNGKYLGLHKISDNDGNELCIVQTLWVK
- a CDS encoding pyruvate, water dikinase regulatory protein, coding for MLKIYAVSDSIGETAEQVARAAACQFSESVQVKKVPYVKSYENVNDFIDGLESKDGILIISTIVLVDVREFLTRRCIESGIPINNILGPCISMAARILKTIPDYRPGAVWQIDAKYYKKIKAMEFAVQYDDSKNNAGIKYADVILIGLSRTSKTPLCMYLANKGIKALNIPLMPEVPIPKELFEVSRKKIVALTIDPIQLIEIRKRRLDSYHRCFISIKYADEERILQELEFSDKLIKRLNCKVIDVTKRAIEDTALMIMDYIGYADENSY